The sequence below is a genomic window from Curtobacterium sp. MCPF17_002.
CGCGTTCTCGCAGGCGACGATCGTGACGTCGCCGCGGTCGAGCGGACGGGCCGCGAGCCCCTCGGCGATGATCGGGGCGACCAGCGGGAGCGTCCGGGCACCGACGGCCGTGGTGACGACGTCGGCCTCGGCGATGGCCCGGATGACGTGCTCGCGGTCGGTCTTGCTGCTCAGCGCACGGAAGCCGTAGACGAGGTGCTCGACCGGCATCTCGCCGACCTCGTGCACCACGAAGCGGCCGGCCTCGTTGAGGGCCGAGACCACGCGGTCGTCGACGTCGACGAAGGTGAGCTCGTAGCCGCTCGCGACCAGGAACTGTCCCACGAACCCGCGCCCGATCTTGCCGGCGCCGATGTGGACCGCTCGCTTCGTCACCGCCATCCGACGATCCTCCCATGCCGATCGGTACGTTCTCGACCGGCCCCGGCCAGGGCGGACGACGACGGGCGCGCGACGGCCGCGCGCACGCCACGGGGACGCCGGTTCACGGCGTCGGGGCGGGTGAAGAGCTGCTGCATAACGTTCGGGTCACATCGCGAGGCGGCGGTGCGGGTGCACCGCCGCCTCGGGAGTCGAGTGGCGGTGCGGGTGCACCGCCGCTCGGGGTCGAGTGGTGTCGGAAGACTACCGCGCCGCGGAACCGTCCACGTAGTCGGCGTCGTTCGACTTCCACGCGAAGAGCGCACGCAGCTCGCGGCCGGTGGCCTCGATCGGGTGGCCCTCGCCCTTCGCACGGAGCGCCTTGAACTCCGGTGCGCCGGCGTCCTGGTCCTCGATGAAGCGCTTGGCGAAGGCACCGTTCTGGATGTCCGCGAGGACGGCCTTCATGTTCTCCTTGACCTCGGGCGAGATCACGCGCGGGCCGGAGACGTAGTCACCGAACTCGGCCGTGTCCGAGATCGACCAGCGCTGCTTGGTGAGGCCACCCTCCCAGATCAGGTCGACGATGAGCTTCAGCTCGTGCAGCACCTCGAAGTAGGCGATCTGCGGCTGGTAGCCCGCCTCGACCAGGGTCTCGAAGCCGTACTGGATGAGCTGCGACGTGCCACCGCAGAGGACGGCCTGCTCACCGAACAGGTCGGTCTCGGTCTCCTCGGTGAAGGTCGTCTTGATGCCGCCGGAGCGGAGTCCGCCGATGGCCTTCGAGTACGACCACGCGAGGTCCCAGGCGGACCCGGACGCGTCGACCTCGACGGCGACGATGACGGGGACGCCACGGCCGGCCTCGTACTCGCGGCGCACGGTGTGGCCCGGGCCCTTCGGCGCGACGAGGGAGACGTCGACGCCCTCGGGTGCCTGGATGTAGCCGTAGCGGATGTTGAAGCCGTGGCCGAAGACGAGCGTCGCGCCCGGCTTGAGGTTCGGCTCGATGTCGTCCTTGTAGACGATGCGCTGGACCTGGTCCGGCGCGAGGATGACGACGACGTCCGCCCACTTCGTGACCTCGGCCGGGGTGTGCACCTCGAAGCCGGCCTCTTCGGCCTTCTGACGGCTCTTCGAACCCTCCTGCAGGCCGATCTTGACCTCGACACCGGAGTCGCGGAGGTTGAGGGCGTGGGCGTGGCCCTGCGAGCCGTACCCGATGACGGCGACCTTCTTGCCCTGGATGAGCGTCAGGTCGGCGTCGGCGTCGTACACGATGTCAGTCACGGTGGTGGTTCTCCTGTGGTCGGTTGGGAAGCGTTCGTTGCTGAGTCTGGTGGAGACGGACAGGAGGCGCGGTGCTGGTGGCGACCCGCGCCTCCTGGCCGTCACGGGGCGCGGTCAGCGCACCCGGTCGGTGATGCTCTTCGGACCGCGGCCCATGCCGAGGAGGCCCGCACGGGCGAGCTCCTTGATGCCGTAGGGCTCGAGCACGCGGAGGATCGCCTGGATCTTGCCGGGGTCGCCGGTCACCTCGACGATGAGCGAGTCGTTCGCGACGTCGACGACCTGGGCGCGGAACAGGTTCACTGCCTCGAGCACGGCCGAGCGCGTCTGGTTGTCGACACGGACCTTCACGAGCATGTGCTCGCGCTGGACGGACTGCGAGAAGTCCAGCTCGACGATCTTGATGACGTTGACGAGCTTGTTGAGCTGCTTCGTCACCTGCTCGAGCGGGAGGTCCTCGACGTCGACGACGACGGTGATCCGGCTCAGGCCGTCCACCTCGGTGTTGCCGACGGCGAGCGACTCGATGTTGAACCCGCGGCGGGCGAACAGGCCCGCGACGCGCGTCAGCAGACCCGGCTTGTCCTCGACGAGGAGGGAGAGGACGTGGCTCATGCGGTTTCCCCCGTCATGTCGGCGTCCTCGTCGTCCCAGGTGGGTGCGAGGGCCTGGGCGTACTCGATGGACGAGTTGCTGACACCCTGCGGGACCATCGGCCAGACCATCGAGTCACGGCTCACCACGAAGTCGATCACCACGGGGCGGTCGTTCGTCTCGAGGGCCAGCGTGATGGCGGCGTCGACCTCGTCCGCCTTCTCGACGCGGATACCGAGCGCGCCGTACGCGTCCGCCAGCTTCACGAAGTCCGGCACCCGGCGCGAGTCGTGGCCGGTCTCGAGGTCGGTGAACGAGTGGCGGCCGTCGTAGAACAGCGTCTGCCACTGCCGCACCATGCCGAGCGACGAGTTGTTGATGATCGCGACCTTGATCGGGATGTCGTTGATGACGCAGGTCGCGAGTTCCTGGTTCGTCATCTGGAAGCAGCCGTCGCCGTCGATCGCCCAGACCACGCGGTCCGGCTCGGCGACCTTCGCGCCCATCGCTGCGGGCACCGAGTAGCCCATCGTGCCGGCGCCGCCGGAGTTGAGCCAGGCGTTCGGCCGCTCGTACTTGATGAACTGCGCGGACCACATCTGGTGCTGACCGACACCGGAGGCGTAGACGGCCTCGGGGCCGCTCAGCTCCCCGATGCGCCGGATGATCCCCTGCGGGGCGAGCAGGCCGTCGGTCGGCTCCGCGTACCCGAGCGGGAAGTCGACCTTGAGCTGGCGGAGCTTCGTCCACCACTCGTCGGTCGATGCGCGGTCGTCGACGGCGATGCCGTCCCAGGCGTCGAGCAGGTCGACCAGGACCTCGCGCGCGTCGCCCACGATCGGGACGTCGGCGAAGCGGATCTTCGAGATCTCGGCGGGGTCGATGTCGACGTGCACGACCTTGGCGTTCGGCGCGAACTCGTCGGCCTTGCCGGTCACACGGTCGTCGAAGCGGGCGCCGAGCGCGATGATGAGGTCGCTGTCCTGCAGGCCGAGCACCGCCGGGACGGTGCCGTGCATGCCGGGCATGCCGAGGTGCTGCGGGTGCGAGTCCGGGAAGGCGCCGCGTGCCATCAGCGTCGTCACGACCGGCGCACCGGTGGCCTCCGCGAAGCGGAGCAGCTCGGCGGTCGCGCGGGAGCGGATGACGCCGCCGCCGACGTAGAGCACTGGGCGCTGCGACGCGGCGAGGAGTTGCGCGGCCGCGGCGATCTGCTTGCCGTGCGCCTTGGTGACCGGGCGGTAGCCGGGCAGGTCGATCTTCGGCGGCCAGACGTAGGGCGCCGACTTCTGCTGGGCGTCCTTCGTGATGTCGACCAGCACCGGCCCGGGGCGTCCGGTCGTCGCGATGAGGTGCGCCGCGGCCAACGTCGCCGGCACGTCGGCCGGGTCGGTCACCAGGAACGAGTGCTTCGTGATCGGCATCGTGATGCCGACGATGTCGGCTTCCTGGAACGCGTCGGTCCCCATCAGCGTCGAGAAGACCTGACCGGTGATCGCGATGAAGGGCACCGAGTCCATGTAGGCGTCGGCGATGGCGGTGACGAGGTTCGTCGCGCCGGGCCCGGACGTCGCGATGGCGACGCCGACCTTGCCCGACGCCGAGGCGTAGCCCTCGGCGGCGTGGCCGGCGCCCTGCTCGTGACGGACGAGGATGTGGCGGATCGTCGTGGACGCCATCAGCTCGTCGTAGAACGGGATGATGGCACCGCCCGGCAGGCCGAAGACGTCGGTGATCCCGAGGTGCTCGAGCGTCCGGAGGACGGCTCCCGACCCGGTCAGGATCTCCGGCGTCCGGCGTGCACCGGCGGCCGCGGACAGCGGAGTGGCTTCCGTGGGCATGAGGTGGTCCTTGCCTGGAGAGGTGGCGATGGTGCGTGTGTCGACGCTAGCCCGTGACCGCGCCCTTGGCGGCGGACTGGACGAGCTTCGCGTACTTCGCGAGGACTCCGCGGGTGTAGCGCGGGGGCAGCGGGGCCCAGCCTTCGCGGCGGGCTTCCAGCTCGGCGTCGTCGACCAGTAGGTCGAGCGAGCGAGCCGCGATGTCGACACGGATGCGGTCGCCATCGCGCACGAAGGCGACTGGACCTGCGTCCACTGCTTCCGGTGCGATGTGGCCGATGCACAGGCCGGTTGTGCCGCCTGAGAATCGTCCGTCCGTCAACAGTAGTACATCCTTGCCGAGGCCCGCGCCCTTGATGGCCGCGGTGATGGCGAGCATCTCGCGCATGCCCGGGCCGCCCTTGGGGCCCTCGTAGCGGATGACGACGACGTCGCCCTTCTGGATCTTCCCCTCGGTGAGGGCGTCCATCGCGGCGCGCTCGCGGTCGAACACCCGCGCGGGGCCCTCGAACACCTCGGCGTCGAAGCCAGCGGTCTTCACCACGGCGCCCTCGGGGGCGAACGTGCCCTGCAGGATCGTCAGGCCACCGGTCGCGTGGATCGGGTTGTCGAGCTTGCGGAACACCTCGCCGTCGAGCTCCGGCGGGTCGATCGCGGCGAGGTTCTCGGCGAGGGTCTTGCCGGTCACGGTCATGACGTCGCCGTGCAGCAGTCCGGCGTCGAGCAGCGCCTTCATGATCACCGGGATGCCGCCGTTGCGGTCCACGTCGACCATGACGTACTTGCCGAACGGCTTCATGTCGGCGAGGTGCGGGACCTTCGAGCCGATCCGGTTGAAGTCGTCCAGGGAGAGCTCGACCTCGGCCTCGTGCGCGATCGCGAGGAGGTGGAGGACGACGTTGGTGGAGCCTCCGAGTGCCATGGCGACGGCGATGGCGTTCTCGAACGCCTCCTTCGTCAGGATCTGGCGCGCGGTGATGCCCTTGCGGAGCATGTTCACCACGGCCTCGCCGGAGCGGTGCGCGTAGTAGTCGCGACGACGGTCGGCGCTGGGCGGCGCGGCGCTGCCCGGGAGGGACATGCCGAGGGCCTCGGCGACCGACGCCATGGTGTTCGCCGTGTACATGCCGCCGCAGGCGCCTTCGCCCGGGACGATCGCGCACTCGATCTTCTTGAGCTCTTCTTCCGACATGGTGCCGGCCTTGCACGCACCGACGCCCTCGAAGGAGTCGATGATCGTCACCTCCTTGAAGGTGCCGTCGGCCTGCTTGACGTAGCCCGGCATGACCGAGCCCGCGTAGAGGAAGACGCTCGCCAGGTCGAGTCGGGCGGCGGCCATCAGCATCCCCGGCAGCGACTTGTCGCAGCCGGCGAGCAGGACGGTGCCGTCGAGGCGCTCGGCGTTCACGACGGTCTCGACGCTGTCCGCGATGACCTCACGCGAGACGAGGGAGAAGTGCATGCCCTCGTGCCCCATCGAGATGCCGTCGGAGACGGAGATGGTGCCGAACTGCAGCGGGTAGCCCCCGCCGGAGTGCACGCCCTCCTTCGCCCCCTGCGCGAGGCGGTCGAGGGAGAGGTTGCACGGGGTGATCTCGTTCCAGGACGAGGCGATGCCGATCTGCGGCTTCTCCCAGTCCTCGTCCCCCATGCCGACGGCCCGGAGCATGCCACGCGAGGTGGTCGCTTCGATCCCGTCGGTGACGACCCGGCTGCGCGGCTTGACGTCGATATCAGGCATGGAGCGAGTCTAGGCGCAGTTGGGATACCAACCGGACAACACCATGCGTTCGCATGCGAAAACCGGGCCTGGAGGCGCGGATCGCCTTGGTCAGCGCACCGCTCGGAGGCGAGCCAGCTGCTTCAGGACGTCGGTCAGCGCCGCCGGATCGGCGACACGGTGGCGGGCGAGCGTGTCGCCCTCCCCCACCTTCACGCCGACGTCGCCGTCACCGAGCACGCGGAAGCCGTCCTCATCGGTGACGTCGTCACCGGCGAAGAACACCGCGTCGGCACCGCGCAGCTCGCGCAGGCGGGCGATCGCGTCGCCCTTGGTCACGTGCCGGACGGCGAACTCGAGGATGTCCTTGCCGCCGCGTTCGAGGACGTCGGCGTCGGCCTCGTGCGCCGCGCTGCTCGCGGCGGCGTTCGCCTCGGCAGCGACCTCGGCGCTCACCCGGCGGGTGTGCACGCCGTGCCCGGCGGGCTTGTGCTCGATGACGACACCCGGGAACCGCGCGCCGACCTCGTCGAGCGCCGCACCGATGCGTGCGACCCGGGCGACCTCGTCGTCCGAGAGCGCTGCTTCGTCGTGGCCGTCGACCCGCCACTCGACGCCGTGCGACCCGACGAGCGCCATCCCGGCCGGCGCGTGGGTCACCGCGGCGAGGCTGCCGAGCGGCCGCCCGGAGACGAGCACCACCTCGGTGTCCGCCGCCCGCTGCAGGGTGAGGACGGCCGCCCACGAACCCGGCAGCGCCCCGACCTCGGACGGGTCGTCGGCGAAGGGCGCCAGCGTGCCGTCGAAGTCGAGGGCGACGAGGAGTCGCGGCGCAGCCGCGAGCGTCTCGAGGGCCGCCGTCAGGTCGGCCGTCGCGGTGGTCTCGTCACGCATCACGTGCCTCCCGGGTGTCCTCGGCCGCACGCGCGGTCTGGGCGTCCTCGTCGAAGATCGACATGTTGTCGGTCTGCGCCTCGCGGTGGCGGTCCGCCGGCTCGGTCGCCGACGGGTCGATCCGCGCGTTCCGTGGGGCGTGGCGGTCGAGCGCTTCCAGGAAGGAGCGCGACCACCGGGCCACGTCGTTGTCGCGCACGCGCTTCCGGAGCGCGCGCATCCGGGTCGAGCGTTCGCGTCGGGGCATCTCGATCGCGCGCTCGATCGAGTCCTTGAGGGCGCCGATGTCGTGCGGGTTGATGATGACGGCCTGCTTCAGCTCGTCGGCGGCGCCGGCGAACTCGGAGAGGATGAGGACGCCGTCGTTGTCGAAGCGGGTCGCGACGTACTCCTTCGCGACGAGGTTCATGCCGTCGCGGAGGGCCGTGACGAGCATGATGTCCGCCGCCAGGTAGAGCGCGACCATCTCCTCGCGCGGGTAGCCGTGGTGCAGGTAGGAGATCGGCTGGTGGCCGATGGTGCCGAGGTCGCCGTTGATCCGGCCGACGCTCAGCTCGATCTCGTCGCGGAGCATCCGGTAGGAGTCGACGCGCTCGCGGCTGGGGCTCGCGACCTGCACCAGCGTGGCGTCCTCGACACGGAGGCGGCCGTCCTCGATGAGCTCGCCGAACGCCTTGATGCGGTGCCGGATGCCCTTCGTGTAGTCGAGCCGGTCGACGCCGAGCAGGACGGTCTTCGGGTTGCCGAGCCCGGCACGGATCTCGCGGGCACGCTCCTGGACCTCGGGCTTCCTGGCGATGTCCTCGAAGCTCTCGGCGTCGATCGAGATCGGGAAGTGCCGCGCCTCGACGTGACGGACCGTGATCCCCTTGCGGCTCCGAGGAGCCTCGGGGTCGTCGACCGGCACGTCGATCGTGGTGCCCTTGGTCGTGTAGCCCTTGATGTGCCGCACCGCGCGGAGGAAGTCGCTGGCGTCGTCGTGCCGCTGGAACCCGATCACGTCCGCGCCGAGCAGCCCGTCGAGGATCTGTGCACGCCACGGCAGCTGGGCGTAGATGCCGACCGGCGGGAACGGGATGTGGTTGAAGAAGCCGATCGTGACGTCGGGGCGGCGTTCGCGGAGGAGCGCCGGGACGAGCTGCAGTTGGTAGTCCTGCACCCAGACGATGCCGTCCTGCTCGACGATCTCGGCGATCTGCTGGGCGAAGCGCTCGTTGACGCGCTGGTAGGCGTTCCACCAGTCACGGTGGTAGCTCGGGTGCTCGATGACGTCGTGGTAGAGCGGCCAGAGCGTGTCGTTGCTGAAGCCCTCGTAGTAGTCCTGCACGTCGTCGGCGCTGAGGGGCACCGGGACGATGTGGATCCCCTCGTTGTCGAACGGCTCCACCTCGACGTCGGGTTGTCCCACCCAGCCGACCCAGGCGCCCTCGTTCGCGCGCATCACCGGCTCGAGTGCGGTGACCAGGCCACCGGGCGAGTGCCGCCAGCCCTCGTTGCCGTCCTCGTCGACGACACGGTCCACCGGCAGGCGGTTCGAGGCGACGACGAAGGAGTACCGGGTCTGTTCGGTGCGGGGTGATGCCATGGGGTGGTGGAGTCTCCGTTCCGCCCGGCTCGAGCGCCGGGTTCAGGCGTAAGTTACCAGCGCACCGACAGCCGATTCACGGCGGTTCGGCGGCTTCGGGCCGGTGGCTGCGGGTCCGGACAGCTGTGGTGACCGGGCCGGACAGCCTGCGGCGGGTGCGCCGGCCCGCTCAGTAGGCTCGTCGGCATGGTCGTGACACGGGCGTGGCGGAACGGACACGCGACGGAACGGGACTTCCCGGTCGACCGGGTCTCCGACCTCATCGAGGGCGACGACACGTTCGTCTGGGTGGACTACACCGACCCGGCGGCCGCCGACCTCGAGCAGGTCGAGGAGGAACTGGGCATCCACGCCCTCGCGGTCGAGGACGCCGTCGAGCGCGGTCAGCGCCCGAAGCTCGACCGGTACCGGGACAGCCTGTTCCTGGTCGTCTACGACGTCGAGGGGCTCGACGCCGACGGGGACCTCGTCACCCACGAGGTGAAGGCGTTCGTCACGAAGCACGCCCTCGTCACGATCCACGGCGCCGACGTCGACACCGGTGCGGTCGAGCGGCGGCTCGACGCGAACGCCGACATCGCCGACCACGGGGTCCCGTGGCTCCTGTGGGGGCTGCTCGACGCGGTCACCGACCACGCCACGAGCACGATCGAGGACATCGAACGCCGGATCGACGACCTCGAGGACGACCTGTTCGAGCAGGGCGACCCCCGCGAGCAGCAGATCCAGCGCCGGGCGTTCCGGCTGCGGAAGGCGCTCGGCGTCCTCCGGCGGCAGGTCGTCCCCACCCGGGACAGCGTCGCATCGCTGCTGCACGGCGACGCCGAGTCGATCTCCGACGGCATCCGCCCGTACTTCCGTGACGTCGAGGACCACCTCGTGTCGATCGCGGACTCCGTCGACCAGCTGCGCGACGCGGTGTCGAGCGTGCTCGACACGAGCCTCAACCTCGCGTCGAACCGGCAGAACACGGTGATGAAGAAGGTGACGAGCTGGGCGGCGATCATCGCGATCCCGACGGCGATCACGGGGTTCTTCGGGCAGAACGTGACCTTCCCGGGCGAGGGTCAGTGGGGCGGGCTCTTCGCGTCCCTGGCGCTCATCGTCGCGTCGTCGCTCGTGCTGTACCGCGTGTTCAAGGCGAAGGACTGGCTGTAGCGCGGGCTACAGCCCGAGCGCGAGCACGCCGGCGACGACGGTGAGCGGGGCGACCACGCACCCGAGCGCCATGTACTTCCCCCACGACAGACGGACGCCCTCGGCCGAGAGCCGCGCGTGCCAGAGCAGCGTCGCCAGCGAGGCCCACGGCGTGATGAGGCACCCCGCGTTCACGCCGACGAGGAGCGCCGCGTAGCGCAGGGCCTCGTGCCCGGCGGCCGGCTCGAGCACCAGGTACGCGGGCAGGTTGTCGATCGCGTTGGCCGCCAGCGCCCCGGCACCACCGAGCACGAGGAGCGATCCGGTGTCGGTGCCGCCGGACAGCGCCCGCACGATCGGGTCGGTGAGCCCGGTGGTGTGCAGGGTCTCGACCACGACGAACAGCCCGGCCGCGAACACCAGCGTCGACCACGGCACCCGCGACGGCCTGAGCTCGGACGGCGCCCGGAACGCCGCGACGACGAGGAGGACCACGGCGGCGGCGATGGCGGCGACCCAGACGGTGACGCCGGCGGTGAGCGCGACGACGAGCGCGACGAGCACGCCGGAGGCCGACCAGAAGAAGACGGGGTCCGTCGACTGCCGGACCGAGACGGGCGTGTAGCGGCCGAACAGCCGCCCGCGGAACACCACGAGGAGCACCGCGCAGGGCACGACCACCCCGGCCAGCGCGGCCCACACCATGAGGCCCGCGAACGGGATCGGGCCGTCGAGGCCGATGCGGTCCACGGCGAGCAGGTTCGTCAGGTTCGACACCGGCAGCAGCAGCGACGCCGTGTTCGCGAGCCAGACGGTGGTCAGGGCGAACGGCATCGGCGGCAGGCCGACCCGGCGGGCGAGGGTGATGACGATGGGGGTGAGCAGCACCGCGGTCGTGTCGATCGACAGGAACACCGTGCACACCACGGCGAGCACGACGACCGCGCCCCAGAGGCCGATCGTGCGGCCTCCCCCGACGCGTGCCGCGAGGTCGGCGAGCCGGTCGAACACGCCCGCGTCGGCCGCCAGCTCGGCGACGATCGTGAGTCCGAGCACGAACGCCAGCACGGGGACGACCCGGTCGGCGAGGGTGGCGAGGTCGTGCAGGGGCAGCAGTCCGAGGGCCACGCAGACGGCGCCGACCACGAGCAGTGCCCCACCGATGACGGCCTGACGCAACGGCGGCTCCTCCACGAGTGCACCGGCAGGGCGACCGGCGGCGCTCCAATGTACTGGCCGGTAGCGTGGGCGGGACGACGACAGGAGGAACCCGTGCGGAAGTTCATGTTCAACGGTGCCGTGTGGAGCTCGATCATCAGCGGCTACAGCGTGCTCCAGACGACGCGGCACGGTCCGCGCGACTGGCGCCTGGCGCTGACGTGGGTGGCGTGGCTCTCGACGACGATCGTCGCGATCGGCACGGTCGTCGAGGACGACCGCGCCGTGAAGGCGCGCCAGCCCTAGGGCGGGACGCTGCGGTCGTGGACGCGACCGGGTGACGGACGGGAGGCGCGGTGCCGGCTGGCATCGCGCCTCCCGTCCGTCCGTGGCCGCGTCCGTCCGTGGCCGCGTCCCGCCGTGGTCGCGTCGTCAGCGTTCCGAGCGCGGGATGTCGGACGTCTGGATCGGACCGGTGAAGAGGGCGCCGTCCTGCTGGCCGGGGGTGAAGAGGGCCGAGGACGACGCGGTCGAGGCGGTCCGCCGCGACGACCGGGGTTCGGCGACGGCGCCGTCGACGACGAGCACCCGCTGCACCGGCTGGGCATCCGGGTGGGTCCGCTGGATCCAGGCGACGAGTTCCTCGCGGACGTAGCAGCGCAGGTCGAAGAGCGACGGGGCGTCGTGCGCGGTGACGAGCACCCGGACGTGCACGAACCCCTGCACGGCGTCGGTGACCTGCAGCACCTGGACCCGGCGGTCCCAGAGGTCGGTGCGCTCGAGGATCTGTTCGAGCTCGACCCGCATGTCCCCGGGCCGGACCCGCCAGTCGAGGTCGAACTCGACCGCCCCGAGCAGTTCGCTGTTCGTCCGGGTCCAGTTCTCGAACGGCGTCGACGTGAAGTAGGTCGACGGCAGCACGAACCGGCGGTCGTCCCAGAGGTGCACGACCACGTACGTGAGCGTGATCTCCTCGATGCGGCCCCACTGCTGCTCGACCACCACGACGTCGTCGACCCGGATCGACCCCGAGAACGCGAGCTGCATCCCCGCGAAGACGTGGCCGAGCGTGGACTGCGCGGCCAGGCCGGCGATGACCGAGATGAGCCCGGCCGACGCGAGGACGCTCGCGCCCGCCGCCTCGACGCCGGGGAACGTGAGCAGGATCGCGCCGACGCCGATGATGACCAGCACGGCCACCGTGAGGCGCCGGAGCACGAGCACCTGCGTCCGGATCCGCCGGGCGACCCGGTTGTCGGGGACGTCGACGCGGTAGCGGTGCAGGCCGAGGCTCTCGAGGAAGATCGCGATCTCGCACGCCAGCCACGTGCCGACGCCGATCGTCACGATGAGGAACGTGTGCGAGACCCCGTCCCGCCACGGGTACGCGTCGACGTCGTGCGGGATGGTCGTCGCGAAGGCCGCCCAGAGGAGCGCCACGAGGAGCATCGTCCGCGTCGGGTGCTTCGTGCGGCGGGACAGCACGGCGGCCCAGCGCTCCCGCCTCGCGAGGGCACGGAACACGAGGTGCAGGACGAGGGCGGCGGCGGCGGTGACGAGCAGCGCGAAGCCGATCGCGACGAGGAGCCGGAGGAGGATGTCCATCCCTCCATGGAAGCGGGCCCCGGCGCGGTCCGTTCAGGCTGGGTGACCACCGGACGACCGGAGGCGCGGTGCCGGACCGGCACCGCGCCTCCAGGCAGGGAGAGCCGCTACTTCGAGGACGTGAGCGAGTCCACGAAGTCCTTGTGCTCGGATGCCCACTTCGCGGTGATCGCGGGGTACTCGCTGGTCTTTGCGCCGCTGTTGACCAGCGCGTTCTCCAGCGAGTAGAGGGTGTCGGAGTCCATCGAGAAGTGCTCCATCCACTTCGACGCCGTCGGGAAGTCGTCCTTGACGGACTCCTTGCCGATGGTGTGGATCTCCTCGTTCTTGCCGAGCGCGCCCTTCGGGTCCTTCAGGTCCTTGATCGGGAACGCGTCGTACGCCCAGTGCGGACGCCACAGGGTCACGACGACGTCCTCCTTCTTCGCGATCGAGGCCTTGAGGTCGGCGAGCATCGCGGGCGTGGAGCTCGTGATGAAGTCCATGCCGTCGAGGCCGTACTGCGGGATGACGTCCTCGGACACGACCTTCGTCTCACCGGCTGCGGGCTCGATGCCGATGATCTTGTTGCCGAACTCGGAGGCGTGCGCCTTGAGCTCGTCGATCGAGTCGATGTCCGAGTACTCGGGCACGGCGAGCTCGAGCGACGCCTGGTCGTTCCACGCACCCAGGTCGGTCAGCTGCCCGCCGTACGTGTCCATGTACTGCGCGTGGGTGTTCGGCAGCCAGGTGTCGAACACGACGTCGTAGTCCCCCGACGCGAGCCCCGAGTAGGCGGGCGCGACGTCGGAGTTCGTGAGCTGGACGTCGTAGCCCTTCTGCTCGAGCACGTGCTTCCAGAGGTAGCTGGCGGCGGTGTCCTCGTCCCAGCCGTTGAAGACGACGACGTGCATCGACTTCTGGTCGCCGTTGTCGAGGGTGCCGCTCGCGCCGTAGTAGCCCGGGGGCATGCAGGCGGAGAGGCCGACTGCGGTGGCGGCCGCGAGGGCCAGGGCGGCGATGGTGCGCCTGGTGCGCCGGTGGTGCTGCTCCGGCTGCTGCTGCTCGTTCGTCATGGTCTGGTCCTTCCTCACGCGTCGACGGTCTGGCGGTCGGCCGGGGCTGCGCC
It includes:
- the ilvC gene encoding ketol-acid reductoisomerase, yielding MTDIVYDADADLTLIQGKKVAVIGYGSQGHAHALNLRDSGVEVKIGLQEGSKSRQKAEEAGFEVHTPAEVTKWADVVVILAPDQVQRIVYKDDIEPNLKPGATLVFGHGFNIRYGYIQAPEGVDVSLVAPKGPGHTVRREYEAGRGVPVIVAVEVDASGSAWDLAWSYSKAIGGLRSGGIKTTFTEETETDLFGEQAVLCGGTSQLIQYGFETLVEAGYQPQIAYFEVLHELKLIVDLIWEGGLTKQRWSISDTAEFGDYVSGPRVISPEVKENMKAVLADIQNGAFAKRFIEDQDAGAPEFKALRAKGEGHPIEATGRELRALFAWKSNDADYVDGSAAR
- the ilvN gene encoding acetolactate synthase small subunit translates to MSHVLSLLVEDKPGLLTRVAGLFARRGFNIESLAVGNTEVDGLSRITVVVDVEDLPLEQVTKQLNKLVNVIKIVELDFSQSVQREHMLVKVRVDNQTRSAVLEAVNLFRAQVVDVANDSLIVEVTGDPGKIQAILRVLEPYGIKELARAGLLGMGRGPKSITDRVR
- a CDS encoding acetolactate synthase large subunit; the protein is MPTEATPLSAAAGARRTPEILTGSGAVLRTLEHLGITDVFGLPGGAIIPFYDELMASTTIRHILVRHEQGAGHAAEGYASASGKVGVAIATSGPGATNLVTAIADAYMDSVPFIAITGQVFSTLMGTDAFQEADIVGITMPITKHSFLVTDPADVPATLAAAHLIATTGRPGPVLVDITKDAQQKSAPYVWPPKIDLPGYRPVTKAHGKQIAAAAQLLAASQRPVLYVGGGVIRSRATAELLRFAEATGAPVVTTLMARGAFPDSHPQHLGMPGMHGTVPAVLGLQDSDLIIALGARFDDRVTGKADEFAPNAKVVHVDIDPAEISKIRFADVPIVGDAREVLVDLLDAWDGIAVDDRASTDEWWTKLRQLKVDFPLGYAEPTDGLLAPQGIIRRIGELSGPEAVYASGVGQHQMWSAQFIKYERPNAWLNSGGAGTMGYSVPAAMGAKVAEPDRVVWAIDGDGCFQMTNQELATCVINDIPIKVAIINNSSLGMVRQWQTLFYDGRHSFTDLETGHDSRRVPDFVKLADAYGALGIRVEKADEVDAAITLALETNDRPVVIDFVVSRDSMVWPMVPQGVSNSSIEYAQALAPTWDDEDADMTGETA
- the ilvD gene encoding dihydroxy-acid dehydratase, with protein sequence MPDIDVKPRSRVVTDGIEATTSRGMLRAVGMGDEDWEKPQIGIASSWNEITPCNLSLDRLAQGAKEGVHSGGGYPLQFGTISVSDGISMGHEGMHFSLVSREVIADSVETVVNAERLDGTVLLAGCDKSLPGMLMAAARLDLASVFLYAGSVMPGYVKQADGTFKEVTIIDSFEGVGACKAGTMSEEELKKIECAIVPGEGACGGMYTANTMASVAEALGMSLPGSAAPPSADRRRDYYAHRSGEAVVNMLRKGITARQILTKEAFENAIAVAMALGGSTNVVLHLLAIAHEAEVELSLDDFNRIGSKVPHLADMKPFGKYVMVDVDRNGGIPVIMKALLDAGLLHGDVMTVTGKTLAENLAAIDPPELDGEVFRKLDNPIHATGGLTILQGTFAPEGAVVKTAGFDAEVFEGPARVFDRERAAMDALTEGKIQKGDVVVIRYEGPKGGPGMREMLAITAAIKGAGLGKDVLLLTDGRFSGGTTGLCIGHIAPEAVDAGPVAFVRDGDRIRVDIAARSLDLLVDDAELEARREGWAPLPPRYTRGVLAKYAKLVQSAAKGAVTG
- the otsB gene encoding trehalose-phosphatase, which translates into the protein MRDETTATADLTAALETLAAAPRLLVALDFDGTLAPFADDPSEVGALPGSWAAVLTLQRAADTEVVLVSGRPLGSLAAVTHAPAGMALVGSHGVEWRVDGHDEAALSDDEVARVARIGAALDEVGARFPGVVIEHKPAGHGVHTRRVSAEVAAEANAAASSAAHEADADVLERGGKDILEFAVRHVTKGDAIARLRELRGADAVFFAGDDVTDEDGFRVLGDGDVGVKVGEGDTLARHRVADPAALTDVLKQLARLRAVR